The Castor canadensis chromosome 8, mCasCan1.hap1v2, whole genome shotgun sequence genome contains a region encoding:
- the Riok1 gene encoding serine/threonine-protein kinase RIO1 isoform X1 gives MDYRRLLMSQVVPGQFDDADSSDSENIDLKTTKVEDYILFEELQNNVTEKKGEGEIEDEEDEEEDYDDDNDWDWNDGVGKLTKGYAWNGGSNPQASRQTSSYNSAKMSTPADKVLRKFENKINLDKLNVTDSVINKVTEKSRQKEADMYRIKDKADRATVEQVLDPRTRMILFKILTRGIISEINGCISTGKEANVYHASTANGESRAIKIYKTSILVFKDRDKYVSGEFRFRHGYCKGNPRKMVKTWAEKEMRNLIRLNTAEIPCPEPIMLKSHVLVMGFIGKDDMPAPLLKNVQLSESKARELYLQVIQYMRRMYQDARLVHADLSEFNMLYHGGNVYIIDVSQSVEHDHPHALEFLRKDCTNVNDFFLKHAVAVMTVRELFEFVTDPSITDKNMDAYLSKAMEVASQRTNEERSSQDHVDEEVFKRAYIPRTLNEVKNYERDIDIMMKLKEEDMAMNAQQDNILYQTVTGLKKDLSGVQKVPALLENKVKGQICSDSEDPGHSECSDTDTEEQGDHAHCRKHTTDPNIDKKERKKMVKEAQREKRKNKIPKHVKKRKEKTAKAKKGK, from the exons ATGGACTACCGGCGGCTGCTGATGAGCCAGGTGGTCCCGGGGCAGTTCGACGACGCGGATTCCTCCGACAG TGAAAACATTGATTTGAAGACAACCAAAGTTGAAGATTACATTCTCTTTGAAGAGCTTCAAAATAATGTGACAGAGAAGAAAGGTGAAGGTGAGATAGAAGAtgaggaggatgaagaggaggattatgatgatgacaatgattgGGACTGGAATGATGGAGTTGGAAAACTCACCAAGGGTTATGCCTGGAATGGAGGAAGTAACCCACAG GCCAGTCGACAGACTTCTAGCTACAATTCAGCCAAAATGTCTACTCCAGCTGACAAGGTCTTAcggaaatttgaaaataaaattaatctag aTAAGCTAAATGTTACTGACTCTGTCATAAATAAAGTCACCGAGAAGTCTAGACAAAAAGAAGCAGATAT gtaCCGAATTAAAGATAAGGCAGACAGAGCAACTGTAGAGCAG gtttTGGATCCCAGAACAAGAATGATTTTATTCAAGATTTTGACCAGAGGAATCATATCAGAGATAAATGGCTGTATCAGCACAGGAAAAGAA GCTAATGTATATCATGCTAGCACAGCAAATGGAGAGAGCAGAGCAATCAAAATTTACAAAACTTCTATTTTGGTGTTTAAAGATCGGGACAAGTATGTAAGTGGGGAATTCAG attTCGTCATGGCTATTGTAAAGGAAACCCTAGAAAAATGGTGAAAACGTGGgcagagaaggaaatgaggaacTTAATCAG GCTAAACACAGCAGAGATACCCTGTCCAGAACCAATAATGTTAAAAAGTCATGTTCTTGTTATGGGATTCATTGGTAAAGATGACAT gCCCGCACCACTGTTAAAAAATGTCCAGTTGTCAGAATCCAAGGCGCGAGAGTTGTATCTGCAGGTCATTCAATACATGAGAAGAATGTATCAGGATGCAAGACTTGTCCATGCAGATCTCAGTGAATTTAATATGCT GTACCATGGTGGAAATGTGTATATCATTGATGTTTCTCAGTCTGTAGAACATGACCACCCACATGCCTTGGAGTTCTTGAGAAAAGACTGTACCAATGTCAATG ATTTCTTTTTGAAACATGCTGTTGCTGTTATGACTGTACGAGAGCTCTTTGAGTTTGTCACAGATCCTTCCATCACAGACAAGAACATGGATGCTTATCTCTCAAAG gccATGGAAGTAGCATCTCAAAGGACCAACGAAGAAAGATCTAGCCAAGATCATGTGGATGAAGAg GTGTTCAAGAGAGCATATATTCCTAGGACCTTGAATGAGGTAAAAAATTATGAGAGGGATATTGATATAATGATGAAATTGAAGGAAGAGGACATGGCCATGAATGCTCAACAAGACAAT ATTCTGTATCAGACTGTCACAGGATTAAAGAAAGATTTGTCAGGAGTTCAAAAG GTTCCTGCACTTCTAGAAAATAAAGTTAAGGGACAGATTTGTTCTGATTCAGAAGATCCTGGACACTCTGAGTGCTCTGACACAGACACTGAGGAACAGGGAGACCATGCCCACTGCAGAAAACATACTACTGACCCTAACATCGATAAAAAG gaaagaaaaaagatggtcAAGGAAgcccagagagagaaaagaaaaaacaaaattcctaaacatgtgaaaaaaagaaaggaaaagacagccaaggcaaaaaaaggCAAATAG
- the Riok1 gene encoding serine/threonine-protein kinase RIO1 isoform X2, whose translation MDYRRLLMSQVVPGQFDDADSSDSENIDLKTTKVEDYILFEELQNNVTEKKGEGEIEDEEDEEEDYDDDNDWDWNDGVGKLTKGYAWNGGSNPQVLDPRTRMILFKILTRGIISEINGCISTGKEANVYHASTANGESRAIKIYKTSILVFKDRDKYVSGEFRFRHGYCKGNPRKMVKTWAEKEMRNLIRLNTAEIPCPEPIMLKSHVLVMGFIGKDDMPAPLLKNVQLSESKARELYLQVIQYMRRMYQDARLVHADLSEFNMLYHGGNVYIIDVSQSVEHDHPHALEFLRKDCTNVNDFFLKHAVAVMTVRELFEFVTDPSITDKNMDAYLSKAMEVASQRTNEERSSQDHVDEEVFKRAYIPRTLNEVKNYERDIDIMMKLKEEDMAMNAQQDNILYQTVTGLKKDLSGVQKVPALLENKVKGQICSDSEDPGHSECSDTDTEEQGDHAHCRKHTTDPNIDKKERKKMVKEAQREKRKNKIPKHVKKRKEKTAKAKKGK comes from the exons ATGGACTACCGGCGGCTGCTGATGAGCCAGGTGGTCCCGGGGCAGTTCGACGACGCGGATTCCTCCGACAG TGAAAACATTGATTTGAAGACAACCAAAGTTGAAGATTACATTCTCTTTGAAGAGCTTCAAAATAATGTGACAGAGAAGAAAGGTGAAGGTGAGATAGAAGAtgaggaggatgaagaggaggattatgatgatgacaatgattgGGACTGGAATGATGGAGTTGGAAAACTCACCAAGGGTTATGCCTGGAATGGAGGAAGTAACCCACAG gtttTGGATCCCAGAACAAGAATGATTTTATTCAAGATTTTGACCAGAGGAATCATATCAGAGATAAATGGCTGTATCAGCACAGGAAAAGAA GCTAATGTATATCATGCTAGCACAGCAAATGGAGAGAGCAGAGCAATCAAAATTTACAAAACTTCTATTTTGGTGTTTAAAGATCGGGACAAGTATGTAAGTGGGGAATTCAG attTCGTCATGGCTATTGTAAAGGAAACCCTAGAAAAATGGTGAAAACGTGGgcagagaaggaaatgaggaacTTAATCAG GCTAAACACAGCAGAGATACCCTGTCCAGAACCAATAATGTTAAAAAGTCATGTTCTTGTTATGGGATTCATTGGTAAAGATGACAT gCCCGCACCACTGTTAAAAAATGTCCAGTTGTCAGAATCCAAGGCGCGAGAGTTGTATCTGCAGGTCATTCAATACATGAGAAGAATGTATCAGGATGCAAGACTTGTCCATGCAGATCTCAGTGAATTTAATATGCT GTACCATGGTGGAAATGTGTATATCATTGATGTTTCTCAGTCTGTAGAACATGACCACCCACATGCCTTGGAGTTCTTGAGAAAAGACTGTACCAATGTCAATG ATTTCTTTTTGAAACATGCTGTTGCTGTTATGACTGTACGAGAGCTCTTTGAGTTTGTCACAGATCCTTCCATCACAGACAAGAACATGGATGCTTATCTCTCAAAG gccATGGAAGTAGCATCTCAAAGGACCAACGAAGAAAGATCTAGCCAAGATCATGTGGATGAAGAg GTGTTCAAGAGAGCATATATTCCTAGGACCTTGAATGAGGTAAAAAATTATGAGAGGGATATTGATATAATGATGAAATTGAAGGAAGAGGACATGGCCATGAATGCTCAACAAGACAAT ATTCTGTATCAGACTGTCACAGGATTAAAGAAAGATTTGTCAGGAGTTCAAAAG GTTCCTGCACTTCTAGAAAATAAAGTTAAGGGACAGATTTGTTCTGATTCAGAAGATCCTGGACACTCTGAGTGCTCTGACACAGACACTGAGGAACAGGGAGACCATGCCCACTGCAGAAAACATACTACTGACCCTAACATCGATAAAAAG gaaagaaaaaagatggtcAAGGAAgcccagagagagaaaagaaaaaacaaaattcctaaacatgtgaaaaaaagaaaggaaaagacagccaaggcaaaaaaaggCAAATAG
- the Riok1 gene encoding serine/threonine-protein kinase RIO1 isoform X3, translating to MRRMKRRIMMMTMIGTGMMELENSPRVMPGMEEVTHRYRIKDKADRATVEQVLDPRTRMILFKILTRGIISEINGCISTGKEANVYHASTANGESRAIKIYKTSILVFKDRDKYVSGEFRFRHGYCKGNPRKMVKTWAEKEMRNLIRLNTAEIPCPEPIMLKSHVLVMGFIGKDDMPAPLLKNVQLSESKARELYLQVIQYMRRMYQDARLVHADLSEFNMLYHGGNVYIIDVSQSVEHDHPHALEFLRKDCTNVNDFFLKHAVAVMTVRELFEFVTDPSITDKNMDAYLSKAMEVASQRTNEERSSQDHVDEEVFKRAYIPRTLNEVKNYERDIDIMMKLKEEDMAMNAQQDNILYQTVTGLKKDLSGVQKVPALLENKVKGQICSDSEDPGHSECSDTDTEEQGDHAHCRKHTTDPNIDKKERKKMVKEAQREKRKNKIPKHVKKRKEKTAKAKKGK from the exons AtgaggaggatgaagaggaggattatgatgatgacaatgattgGGACTGGAATGATGGAGTTGGAAAACTCACCAAGGGTTATGCCTGGAATGGAGGAAGTAACCCACAG gtaCCGAATTAAAGATAAGGCAGACAGAGCAACTGTAGAGCAG gtttTGGATCCCAGAACAAGAATGATTTTATTCAAGATTTTGACCAGAGGAATCATATCAGAGATAAATGGCTGTATCAGCACAGGAAAAGAA GCTAATGTATATCATGCTAGCACAGCAAATGGAGAGAGCAGAGCAATCAAAATTTACAAAACTTCTATTTTGGTGTTTAAAGATCGGGACAAGTATGTAAGTGGGGAATTCAG attTCGTCATGGCTATTGTAAAGGAAACCCTAGAAAAATGGTGAAAACGTGGgcagagaaggaaatgaggaacTTAATCAG GCTAAACACAGCAGAGATACCCTGTCCAGAACCAATAATGTTAAAAAGTCATGTTCTTGTTATGGGATTCATTGGTAAAGATGACAT gCCCGCACCACTGTTAAAAAATGTCCAGTTGTCAGAATCCAAGGCGCGAGAGTTGTATCTGCAGGTCATTCAATACATGAGAAGAATGTATCAGGATGCAAGACTTGTCCATGCAGATCTCAGTGAATTTAATATGCT GTACCATGGTGGAAATGTGTATATCATTGATGTTTCTCAGTCTGTAGAACATGACCACCCACATGCCTTGGAGTTCTTGAGAAAAGACTGTACCAATGTCAATG ATTTCTTTTTGAAACATGCTGTTGCTGTTATGACTGTACGAGAGCTCTTTGAGTTTGTCACAGATCCTTCCATCACAGACAAGAACATGGATGCTTATCTCTCAAAG gccATGGAAGTAGCATCTCAAAGGACCAACGAAGAAAGATCTAGCCAAGATCATGTGGATGAAGAg GTGTTCAAGAGAGCATATATTCCTAGGACCTTGAATGAGGTAAAAAATTATGAGAGGGATATTGATATAATGATGAAATTGAAGGAAGAGGACATGGCCATGAATGCTCAACAAGACAAT ATTCTGTATCAGACTGTCACAGGATTAAAGAAAGATTTGTCAGGAGTTCAAAAG GTTCCTGCACTTCTAGAAAATAAAGTTAAGGGACAGATTTGTTCTGATTCAGAAGATCCTGGACACTCTGAGTGCTCTGACACAGACACTGAGGAACAGGGAGACCATGCCCACTGCAGAAAACATACTACTGACCCTAACATCGATAAAAAG gaaagaaaaaagatggtcAAGGAAgcccagagagagaaaagaaaaaacaaaattcctaaacatgtgaaaaaaagaaaggaaaagacagccaaggcaaaaaaaggCAAATAG